A part of Chloroflexota bacterium genomic DNA contains:
- a CDS encoding arginase, translating to MALNIATIGVPSSLGGVPLGAEHGPAELWKRGIVARLRATGVDVTDFGDVPIPAHRRGARGSAGLASIETVARWVAKHSWRALGEGMVPLVVGGDHSAALGNIAAAAQVVHGLGVIWIDAHPDFNTPETSPTGNVHGMVLAIAAGWGPTPLVRLLGYAPMVHSERIVVIGARSIDAGEMSNLRRAGVRVFDSEHVERFGILATMGEAMAYLASKQTHAVHLSVDLDILDPARWPGVSTAATGGISVSDLCLMTRTVADMAPIAAMDLVELTPPEDVDGVTAEAAMQVLEHTFAPRAGIRLSDAAALR from the coding sequence ATCGCAACCATTGGAGTCCCCTCATCGCTCGGCGGAGTCCCGCTCGGCGCTGAGCATGGGCCCGCCGAGCTCTGGAAGCGGGGCATCGTCGCCCGCCTCCGCGCAACCGGCGTCGACGTCACGGATTTCGGAGATGTTCCTATCCCGGCTCACCGTCGCGGCGCGCGCGGTTCCGCCGGATTGGCGTCAATCGAGACCGTCGCGCGCTGGGTCGCGAAGCACTCGTGGCGCGCCCTCGGGGAAGGGATGGTCCCCCTCGTTGTCGGCGGCGACCATTCCGCCGCGCTCGGGAACATCGCCGCGGCGGCGCAGGTCGTGCACGGCCTGGGTGTTATCTGGATCGACGCCCACCCCGATTTCAACACGCCCGAAACCTCGCCGACGGGAAACGTCCACGGAATGGTGCTCGCCATCGCCGCAGGCTGGGGGCCAACGCCGCTCGTGCGTCTCCTCGGCTATGCGCCGATGGTGCACTCCGAGCGCATCGTCGTCATCGGCGCCCGCTCCATCGACGCGGGTGAGATGAGCAATCTCCGTCGGGCCGGCGTGCGCGTGTTCGACAGCGAGCACGTCGAGCGCTTCGGAATCCTCGCCACCATGGGCGAGGCGATGGCGTACCTGGCAAGCAAGCAGACGCACGCCGTGCACCTCAGCGTAGACCTGGACATCCTCGACCCGGCGCGCTGGCCAGGCGTGTCGACAGCGGCGACAGGGGGCATCTCGGTCTCAGACCTGTGCCTGATGACGCGCACCGTGGCGGACATGGCGCCCATCGCCGCGATGGACTTGGTCGAGCTGACACCTCCGGAAGACGTGGATGGCGTGACAGCCGAAGCCGCGATGCAGGTGCTGGAGCACACGTTCGCTCCGCGGGCGGGGATCCGCCTGAGCGACGCAGCCGCTCTTCGCTAG
- a CDS encoding VOC family protein, with translation MSEDQRPGAIHWIDHFAVPTSDLDRWVDWAENVLGAKESWGATGESHGPRFAEFRNLGGSHIIGFVQSTPIPPNAGLGKAHPRYGFYVNAADIDEHRRRLDQLNVPHTDPVRVSDGGEPGTAIYFEDPDANQYELWAPNRLPDGAMDKMSALKVGRISHGVHESRDLARTAEFYTRYCGIDPMAGADIPDDTLVFPMVAGSRLIFKKVDSLDVRTGGSTKWRGVHNAYIVRADEFMSAYQRVWSELSEWDFDQRKDDPIADPAALPARTGMHGSEAGRKWKAMYGRGDQIYDPDTNSFHFVGGSSAGPNLATYEGHYMEDYVEAFMKAKQSGAGS, from the coding sequence ATGTCGGAAGACCAGAGGCCTGGTGCGATTCATTGGATCGATCACTTCGCGGTTCCCACGAGCGATCTCGATCGATGGGTCGACTGGGCGGAGAACGTTCTGGGCGCAAAGGAGTCGTGGGGCGCCACAGGTGAATCGCACGGCCCTCGCTTTGCCGAGTTTCGGAACCTCGGTGGGTCGCACATCATCGGGTTCGTGCAGAGCACCCCGATTCCGCCGAACGCGGGCCTCGGAAAGGCGCATCCGCGGTACGGCTTCTACGTCAACGCCGCGGACATCGACGAGCACCGACGGCGCCTGGACCAGTTGAACGTGCCCCATACCGACCCGGTCCGCGTGTCCGACGGAGGTGAGCCTGGAACCGCGATCTATTTCGAAGACCCCGACGCGAACCAGTATGAGCTGTGGGCGCCGAACCGCCTGCCCGACGGCGCGATGGACAAGATGAGCGCCCTGAAAGTCGGGCGCATCAGCCACGGCGTGCACGAATCCCGCGATCTGGCCCGAACGGCGGAGTTCTACACGCGTTATTGCGGGATCGATCCCATGGCGGGCGCGGACATTCCGGATGACACGCTGGTCTTCCCCATGGTCGCGGGCTCCCGCCTCATCTTCAAGAAAGTGGATTCGCTCGACGTGCGGACGGGCGGGTCGACCAAGTGGCGCGGTGTCCACAACGCGTACATCGTGCGGGCGGACGAGTTCATGTCCGCCTATCAGCGCGTGTGGTCAGAGCTGTCGGAATGGGACTTCGACCAGCGGAAAGACGACCCCATTGCGGATCCCGCTGCGCTCCCGGCCCGAACGGGGATGCACGGCAGCGAGGCCGGGCGCAAGTGGAAGGCGATGTACGGGCGCGGCGACCAGATCTACGATCCCGACACGAACAGCTTCCATTTCGTGGGGGGCTCGTCGGCTGGTCCCAACCTCGCGACCTATGAGGGCCATTACATGGAGGACTACGTCGAAGCCTTCATGAAGGCGAAGCAGTCGGGCGCCGGATCCTAA
- a CDS encoding dienelactone hydrolase family protein produces MAVAQVRIPRGLADISGVLAVPEVDGTFPAIVVVPTVRGLDDFVTYVVERLAGEGFVALGVGIFDHPGVPEEPLKRPGAQPDDEILGDLDAAYEMLRGHPRVGSHPICAWGYCIGGRFALLWPTFRSELAGAAAFHGFPTNDTSNPNTPNEPAGRVQLLQVPVIASFGEVDRLVPISEVERYRAELAKHGKDFEIITYPGADHGWTNPKGTAYVESAAEDCWRKSVQFLTKRIAAREMARASAS; encoded by the coding sequence ATGGCAGTCGCGCAGGTGCGGATTCCGCGCGGCCTTGCGGATATCAGCGGCGTTCTCGCGGTGCCGGAGGTCGACGGCACGTTTCCGGCGATCGTTGTGGTCCCGACGGTCCGTGGGCTCGACGACTTCGTGACCTACGTTGTGGAGCGGCTGGCCGGTGAAGGGTTCGTCGCGCTCGGCGTCGGAATCTTCGACCACCCGGGGGTGCCGGAGGAACCCTTGAAGCGGCCGGGCGCTCAGCCCGATGATGAGATCCTGGGGGACCTGGACGCCGCGTACGAGATGCTTCGCGGCCATCCCCGCGTCGGCTCACATCCGATCTGTGCGTGGGGGTACTGCATCGGCGGGCGCTTCGCGCTGCTCTGGCCCACATTTCGCTCGGAGCTGGCCGGGGCGGCGGCCTTTCACGGATTCCCTACCAACGACACGAGCAACCCGAATACGCCGAACGAGCCGGCAGGGCGTGTCCAGCTCCTCCAGGTTCCGGTCATCGCGAGCTTCGGCGAGGTGGATCGGCTCGTTCCGATCTCTGAAGTCGAGCGCTATCGCGCGGAGCTCGCGAAGCACGGGAAGGACTTTGAGATCATCACGTATCCGGGGGCCGACCACGGCTGGACCAATCCAAAGGGGACCGCCTACGTGGAATCGGCCGCCGAAGATTGCTGGCGCAAGTCGGTGCAGTTTCTGACCAAACGGATTGCGGCGCGTGAGATGGCCAGGGCCAGCGCGTCCTGA